Proteins encoded together in one Qingshengfaniella alkalisoli window:
- the pth gene encoding aminoacyl-tRNA hydrolase, which produces MKLFVGLGNPGAKYAMNRHNIGFMALDRIAGDHGFAPWRGKFQGALTEGRLGSDKVLLLKPETFMNLSGQSVGEAMRFYKLTPDDVTVFHDELDLAPGKLRLKTGGGHAGHNGLRSIHQHVGEDYHRVRLGIGHPGHKDRVSGYVLSDFSKADQDWLDDLLRGLSDGAPHLADGDSSRFMNAVATRRSPTPAQSRPAQEQPKVKEQAPASEDSRSPLQKLVDRFK; this is translated from the coding sequence ATGAAGCTATTTGTCGGACTGGGAAATCCGGGCGCGAAATACGCGATGAATCGGCATAATATCGGGTTCATGGCGCTTGATCGTATTGCAGGTGATCACGGGTTTGCGCCTTGGCGCGGCAAGTTTCAGGGGGCGCTGACCGAAGGGCGGCTCGGGTCTGACAAGGTTTTGCTGCTGAAGCCCGAAACCTTCATGAACCTGTCGGGCCAATCGGTGGGCGAAGCGATGCGGTTCTATAAACTGACGCCTGACGACGTGACCGTGTTTCATGATGAACTGGACCTGGCGCCAGGAAAACTGCGCCTGAAAACCGGCGGAGGTCATGCGGGGCATAACGGGCTGCGGTCGATCCATCAGCATGTCGGAGAAGACTATCATCGTGTGCGGTTGGGCATCGGGCATCCGGGCCACAAGGATCGCGTGTCCGGATATGTGCTCAGCGATTTTTCGAAGGCTGATCAGGACTGGCTGGACGATCTTCTGCGCGGGTTGTCCGACGGCGCGCCGCATCTGGCGGATGGGGATAGCAGCCGCTTCATGAATGCGGTTGCTACGCGGCGGTCGCCAACACCAGCCCAGTCCAGACCGGCTCAGGAGCAGCCCAAGGTGAAGGAACAGGCGCCCGCGTCGGAAGACAGTCGATCACCCTTGCAGAAGCTGGTCGACCGCTTCAAGTAG
- a CDS encoding DUF2237 family protein, with the protein MSPEASVNVLGTALESCSTNPVTGFYRNGCCDTGAEDQGSHTVCAIMTNEFLAFSKYVGNDLSTPRPEFGFAGLKAGDRWCLCAGRFLQAYDEGLAPKVRLEATHRKALEIVSLEALTACAVR; encoded by the coding sequence ATGTCACCCGAAGCATCTGTAAACGTGTTGGGAACGGCGCTGGAAAGCTGTTCGACCAATCCTGTGACCGGGTTCTACCGGAATGGTTGCTGCGATACGGGGGCCGAGGATCAGGGCAGCCACACAGTTTGCGCGATCATGACCAATGAATTTCTGGCCTTTTCCAAGTATGTTGGAAATGATCTGAGTACCCCACGGCCCGAGTTCGGATTTGCGGGGTTGAAGGCTGGTGATCGCTGGTGCCTTTGCGCGGGGCGTTTCCTGCAAGCCTATGACGAAGGGTTGGCACCCAAGGTTCGGCTGGAAGCGACACACCGTAAGGCGCTTGAGATTGTTTCGTTGGAGGCGCTGACAGCCTGTGCGGTGCGCTAG